In Thermodesulforhabdus norvegica, a single window of DNA contains:
- a CDS encoding biotin--[acetyl-CoA-carboxylase] ligase encodes MLTEDRVTIDEKTARLSKILKIFGKAGQKPVSGGYLASRFGVSRTMISKYIGEIESLGYRFEKRTGTGYRLIHEPDTLHPVAILSLLATENMGRSYHYCYEVGSTNDLAVSLALDGAPEGTCVVAEAQTKGRGRLGRSWLSVPGKGIYMSVILRPDIPPRQVPQLTLLTGIVLAATLNVMYDIDARVKWPNDVVIKGKKVAGILAESQIEPQRARFVVIGIGINVHHGQEDFSGGTFRYPPTSVTLEAPKDRKITRQHIVSNFLNNFEKAYKNYLSEGWEIWSEKLKAMSMLLGCQVVIDTGEEKIAGFACDFSPEGSLVIQLPDGEKRKVLAGDVVHVYPDERTLFTP; translated from the coding sequence ATGTTGACGGAAGACAGGGTAACAATTGACGAAAAGACGGCTCGTCTTTCCAAAATACTGAAGATATTCGGAAAAGCCGGTCAGAAGCCCGTATCGGGAGGGTACCTCGCAAGCCGCTTCGGCGTATCGCGCACGATGATATCCAAGTACATAGGAGAAATCGAAAGCCTGGGTTATAGGTTCGAAAAACGAACGGGGACGGGTTACAGGTTAATACATGAGCCGGACACTCTACACCCTGTTGCAATCCTTTCCCTGCTTGCCACAGAAAATATGGGGCGCTCCTACCATTACTGCTACGAAGTGGGATCCACAAACGATTTAGCCGTTTCTTTAGCGCTTGACGGAGCGCCGGAGGGTACCTGCGTTGTGGCCGAGGCTCAGACAAAGGGTCGCGGAAGACTCGGCCGTTCGTGGCTTTCCGTTCCCGGTAAAGGTATATACATGTCGGTTATATTGCGACCTGATATTCCTCCCCGGCAGGTTCCACAGCTAACTCTGCTTACCGGTATAGTGCTGGCCGCCACACTCAACGTTATGTACGACATAGACGCAAGGGTAAAGTGGCCCAATGATGTCGTCATAAAAGGGAAAAAAGTAGCAGGTATTCTGGCAGAAAGTCAGATTGAACCTCAAAGGGCAAGATTTGTGGTAATCGGCATAGGCATAAACGTTCATCACGGGCAAGAGGATTTTTCCGGTGGCACTTTCAGGTATCCCCCCACTTCGGTAACCCTTGAAGCACCGAAAGACCGAAAAATCACGAGACAGCACATTGTTTCTAATTTCCTGAACAATTTCGAAAAAGCCTATAAAAATTACTTGTCAGAAGGGTGGGAAATATGGAGCGAAAAGCTGAAAGCAATGTCCATGCTACTGGGATGCCAGGTTGTTATTGACACTGGAGAAGAAAAAATTGCGGGGTTTGCCTGCGATTTCTCACCCG